A genomic window from Sulfurospirillum multivorans DSM 12446 includes:
- a CDS encoding glycoside hydrolase family 17 protein, which translates to MNHTFKMILFYLAMFATLGLFWFWMALPSSSLITLDPNVKLQCLSYAPFGKNESPMDIPKGFRPSTEQMDKDLAHLATITSCIRSYSSVGLEELPEIARKHGLKLWLGAWVSSDVALTKKEIDTTIRLAKENKDIVETVVVGNEALLRRDVSAAQLVGYINEVKQALPDMVITYADVWEFWNKHPEVAPAVDRVTIHILPYWEDTPISVDKALLHVKNIRELMQQKIPDKEIVIGETGWPSEGRMRESAYPSAVNQALFTRGFVKMAEESGWQYNFIEAFDQPWKRMSEGAVGGFWGLFDADRADKHILHGFVSNFPNALWLFISSCALSLVGLIWLWGVPTCSCKKAPYWFATLFGGSVALTWQANAYWIVSRNNLEEAWAILCLCVAFLLWLKLVRFLIAEEITMRGSMARFMSVITLSEPKGETFWEDVLHLCSISIVLVMALSLAFDGRYLNFELGTLGIIAVVYAVIYFSTERKELNGLMEKASGLILFLSALAVLVQESARNDFALNWVILVMVLGSTLWLSTSKLCGLFRTLLILVVAALAIVAMKEGVYVKESWVAVCAAEPMLPICQFRTLLGKVIYLNYVGLSGIVIAIFSVFSGSYILGMIAIVMGLFCLLTFNGFLGAIIVVLGWWIVGYRLSEKCTL; encoded by the coding sequence ATGAATCACACGTTTAAAATGATCCTTTTTTACCTTGCGATGTTTGCCACATTGGGGCTTTTTTGGTTTTGGATGGCTTTGCCTTCTTCGAGCCTCATAACGCTTGATCCCAATGTCAAACTACAATGCCTTTCGTATGCCCCTTTTGGCAAAAATGAATCGCCGATGGATATTCCTAAAGGGTTTCGTCCTTCGACCGAGCAGATGGACAAAGATTTGGCGCATTTGGCGACGATTACGAGTTGTATTCGTTCTTACTCAAGCGTGGGGCTTGAAGAGTTACCCGAGATTGCGCGTAAACATGGGCTGAAACTGTGGCTGGGTGCATGGGTAAGCAGTGATGTGGCGTTGACGAAAAAAGAGATCGACACAACGATTCGTTTGGCTAAAGAGAACAAAGACATTGTCGAAACCGTTGTCGTGGGCAATGAAGCGTTGTTGCGACGTGATGTGAGTGCCGCACAATTGGTCGGCTACATAAACGAAGTGAAACAAGCATTGCCCGATATGGTCATCACGTATGCCGATGTGTGGGAGTTTTGGAATAAGCACCCCGAGGTCGCACCTGCGGTCGATCGCGTGACGATTCACATCTTGCCGTACTGGGAAGATACACCCATCAGCGTGGACAAAGCGCTTTTACATGTAAAGAATATTCGTGAGTTGATGCAACAAAAAATTCCCGATAAAGAGATCGTCATCGGTGAGACAGGCTGGCCAAGTGAAGGACGTATGCGTGAATCTGCCTACCCCAGTGCGGTCAACCAAGCTCTCTTCACGCGTGGGTTTGTCAAAATGGCGGAAGAGAGTGGCTGGCAGTACAACTTCATCGAAGCGTTTGACCAACCGTGGAAGCGCATGAGTGAAGGTGCTGTGGGCGGTTTTTGGGGTCTGTTTGATGCCGATAGGGCGGATAAACACATCTTGCATGGTTTTGTCTCCAACTTTCCCAATGCGCTGTGGCTTTTTATCAGCAGTTGTGCGCTCAGTCTGGTTGGTTTGATTTGGCTTTGGGGCGTGCCGACATGTTCGTGCAAAAAAGCGCCGTACTGGTTTGCAACGCTCTTTGGTGGTTCGGTGGCGCTTACGTGGCAAGCCAATGCGTATTGGATCGTTTCGCGCAATAATTTGGAAGAGGCGTGGGCGATTTTATGCCTCTGTGTCGCTTTTTTACTGTGGCTTAAACTGGTGCGCTTTCTCATTGCTGAAGAGATCACGATGCGAGGTTCGATGGCGCGTTTCATGAGCGTTATAACGCTCAGTGAACCCAAAGGCGAGACCTTTTGGGAAGATGTTTTGCATCTGTGTAGCATCAGCATCGTGCTTGTGATGGCGCTCTCTTTAGCGTTTGATGGACGCTATCTGAACTTTGAGCTAGGAACGCTTGGCATCATTGCGGTGGTGTATGCGGTGATTTATTTTTCAACCGAGCGTAAAGAGCTTAATGGTTTGATGGAAAAAGCGAGCGGGTTGATCTTGTTTTTAAGTGCCTTAGCGGTTTTAGTTCAAGAGAGTGCACGCAATGATTTTGCGCTGAATTGGGTCATTTTAGTGATGGTTTTGGGCTCAACATTGTGGCTTTCCACCTCTAAATTGTGCGGTCTTTTTAGAACACTTTTGATTTTAGTCGTAGCCGCTCTTGCCATTGTGGCAATGAAAGAGGGTGTCTATGTCAAAGAGTCGTGGGTGGCTGTGTGCGCGGCTGAACCGATGCTTCCTATCTGTCAATTTAGAACGCTTTTAGGCAAGGTGATTTACCTCAATTACGTAGGGCTTTCAGGCATTGTCATTGCCATCTTTAGCGTGTTCTCAGGAAGCTATATCTTGGGTATGATCGCCATTGTTATGGGTCTTTTCTGCCTTCTGACGTTTAATGGCTTTTTAGGTGCCATCATTGTCGTTTTGGGTTGGTGGATTGTGGGGTATCGTCTGAGTGAAAAGTGTACGTTGTAG